The following coding sequences lie in one Primulina huaijiensis isolate GDHJ02 chromosome 2, ASM1229523v2, whole genome shotgun sequence genomic window:
- the LOC140971686 gene encoding probable L-type lectin-domain containing receptor kinase VI.1, with amino-acid sequence MDLSSHLLILCLIILCNSFLISQSLEFVYSGFNASDVTVGGSASIEASGALKLTDKAPNLIGHAFHPNSISMFNNSTNASSFSTCFVFQILPDYASRGGFGFAFTLSPTPGFPGAEGDHYLGIFNSTNDMNSTNHIFLVEFDTVNGYNEESDTDGNHVGINLNGMKPIAADSATYSKNGTRAEEEVILESGEPIQAWIEYDGLKKVLNVTVAPINSSKPIEPLLSEHVDLSNVVKDQMYAGFSAATGKKFSAHYILGWSFKLNGTADPLDIDRLPVVPNVEPSSTSNDKLKKALIATFSVMIFLLLIALGSILVYRRVTKFEHLEDWERECPRRFRYRDLYKATKGFKESEIIGTGGFGAVFRGVLHTNGSEVAVKKIMSNNSLQGLREFAAEIESLGRLRHKNLVNLQGWCKHKKDLLIVYDYVANGSLDSLLYNNSKNGNIFLNWEQRFNIIKGIASGLLYLHEEWEQVVIHRDVKSSNVLIDAEMNARLGDFGLARLYDHGKNSHTTNVVGTIGYIAPELTRTGKASASTDVFAFGILLLEVACGRAPVVCETARNMILVDWVVECMQVGNIYDAVDARLGSNYVNEEMEIVLGLGLLCSHPKAEARPNMRQVIRYLNGDEVLPVFDKLSSAGSRRVDEITSRFLSLGLSESIINSSSSVGRISTSSFHSGR; translated from the coding sequence ATGGATCTATCTTCCCATTTATTGATTCTATGTTTAATAATCCTCTGCAACTCTTTCTTGATTTCTCAATCTCTGGAATTCGTCTACAGTGGATTCAATGCATCGGATGTTACTGTAGGTGGATCGGCTTCCATAGAGGCGAGTGGAGCTCTAAAACTCACAGACAAAGCACCAAATCTTATAGGCCATGCGTTTCATCCCAATTCGATTTCCATGTTCAATAACAGCACCAATGCTTCTTCATTCTCCACATGTTTTGTCTTCCAAATCCTGCCTGATTATGCGAGCCGTGGAGGCTTTGGGTTTGCCTTCACTTTGTCTCCGACCCCGGGATTTCCTGGCGCGGAGGGAGATCATTATTTGGGAATTTTCAACTCGACGAACGATATGAACTCGACAAACCATATCTTTCTTGTGGAATTCGACACGGTGAATGGGTACAATGAAGAGTCAGATACAGATGGGAATCATGTCGGGATCAACCTTAATGGAATGAAACCAATAGCTGCCGATTCGGCGACCTACTCTAAGAACGGGACTAGAGCAGAGGAGGAGGTTATCTTGGAGAGTGGAGAGCCTATACAGGCTTGGATTGAGTATGATGGGTTAAAGAAAGTTTTGAATGTAACAGTTGCTCCTATAAATTCTTCCAAGCCAATAGAGCCTTTGTTGTCTGAACACGTTGACTTGTCGAACGTCGTCAAAGATCAGATGTATGCTGGGTTTTCGGCTGCCACTGGAAAAAAATTTAGCGCTCATTACATCCTGGGATGGAGTTTCAAGCTAAATGGGACGGCTGATCCACTCGATATTGATAGGCTTCCTGTTGTGCCCAATGTGGAACCATCTTCAACATCTAATGATAAGTTGAAAAAAGCACTTATTGCGACCTTTTCTGTTATGATTTTCTTACTGTTGATAGCTTTAGGGAGCATACTTGTATATAGGAGAGTGACGAAGTTTGAGCATTTGGAGGATTGGGAACGGGAATGTCCCCGTAGATTCCGTTACAGGGACCTTTACAAGGCAACTAAGGGGTTTAAAGAGAGTGAAATTATTGGAACTGGAGGGTTTGGTGCAGTGTTCCGAGGTGTTTTACATACCAATGGGAGTGAAGTTGCTGTGAAGAAGATCATGTCTAACAATTCGCTGCAAGGATTGAGGGAGTTTGCTGCAGAAATTGAGAGTCTTGGAAGACTAAGGCACAAGAATTTAGTGAATCTTCAGGGATGGTGTAAGCACAAGAAAGATCTTCTCATAGTTTACGACTACGTCGCAAATGGAAGCCTGGATTCTTTGTTGTACAATAACTCCAAGAATGGCAACATTTTCTTGAACTGGGAACAAAGATTCAATATCATCAAAGGCATAGCATCCGGACTATTGTACTTACACGAGGAGTGGGAACAAGTTGTCATACATCGGGACGTGAAATCGAGTAACGTATTAATCGATGCAGAAATGAATGCAAGGCTGGGAGACTTCGGACTAGCAAGATTATACGATCACGGAAAAAACTCACACACGACAAACGTGGTGGGCACAATAGGTTACATTGCACCAGAGCTGACTCGAACGGGTAAGGCATCAGCGAGCACCGACGTTTTTGCTTTCGGGATTCTGCTTCTTGAGGTGGCTTGTGGGCGGGCACCGGTGGTGTGCGAAACGGCACGAAACATGATATTGGTGGATTGGGTGGTGGAGTGTATGCAAGTGGGCAACATTTATGATGCGGTTGATGCTAGATTGGGATCAAATTATGTTAATGAAGAGATGGAGATAGTACTGGGACTTGGTCTTTTGTGCTCTCACCCGAAGGCAGAAGCAAGGCCTAATATGAGGCAAGTGATAAGGTATCTGAATGGGGATGAAGTACTGCCAGTTTTCGACAAGTTAAGTTCAGCTGGTTCAAGGAGAGTCGATGAAATCACATCAAGATTCTTGAGCTTGGGACTGAGCGAGAGCATCATCAACTCGTCTTCTTCTGTAGGGAGAATATCTACTAGTTCTTTTCACAGTGGTAGATGA